A portion of the Marinitoga sp. 38H-ov genome contains these proteins:
- a CDS encoding FliA/WhiG family RNA polymerase sigma factor, protein MRKNINKDDIIKNFLPKIKYIALNLISTLPKNVELDDLIQEGIIGLMQSLDKFDPSKGVTFYSFAIKRIRGAMLDYLRKIDWLPKDLRHKIKKMEDILAEQNLDDNISDEDLSKKLDISIEDVKKLKAELHRSQILSLDSYLLSNNEINIGSVNDENDPEILAYKDILKNELIKAISSLNEREQLILSLYYEKELTFKEIGQVLNISESRISQIHSSIISKLKKKLDGD, encoded by the coding sequence ATGAGAAAAAACATTAATAAAGATGATATAATAAAAAATTTTTTGCCTAAAATAAAATATATTGCTTTAAATCTTATATCTACCCTTCCTAAAAATGTAGAATTAGATGATTTAATTCAGGAAGGAATAATAGGTTTAATGCAATCTTTAGATAAATTCGATCCATCAAAAGGTGTAACTTTTTATTCTTTTGCAATAAAAAGAATAAGAGGGGCTATGTTAGATTATTTACGTAAAATTGATTGGCTTCCAAAAGATTTGAGGCATAAAATAAAAAAAATGGAAGATATTTTAGCAGAACAAAATTTAGACGATAATATAAGTGATGAGGACCTATCTAAAAAATTAGATATTTCGATAGAGGATGTAAAAAAATTGAAAGCTGAACTGCATAGAAGTCAAATTCTCAGTCTTGATTCATATTTATTATCTAATAATGAAATAAATATAGGTTCTGTTAATGATGAAAATGATCCTGAAATTTTAGCTTATAAAGATATTTTAAAAAATGAACTTATAAAAGCTATTTCCAGTCTAAATGAAAGAGAACAATTAATTCTTTCATTGTATTATGAAAAAGAATTAACTTTCAAAGAGATTGGCCAAGTTCTTAATATTTCAGAATCGAGAATTTCACAGATTCATTCTTCTATCATATCTAAATTGAAGAAAAAATTGGATGGTGATTAA
- the cheD gene encoding chemoreceptor glutamine deamidase/glutamate methylesterase CheD — protein MKKIIGIGEYAVSKSPDILVTLGLGSCVGVCLWDKANKIGGLIHVMLPNAPNDNVPKPAKYADLGIKLLLDDIIKLGGKNFTAKVFGGAAMFKGSSMDVGKKNISSVKEQLKKYGIKIIAEDTGGNRARSIEFNLDNGEVMVKKVGGGEKVEIFKY, from the coding sequence ATGAAAAAAATAATTGGTATAGGAGAATATGCCGTATCAAAAAGTCCTGATATACTAGTTACTCTAGGATTAGGTTCTTGTGTAGGTGTTTGCTTATGGGATAAAGCTAATAAAATTGGTGGATTAATTCATGTAATGTTACCTAATGCTCCTAATGACAATGTTCCTAAACCAGCAAAATATGCTGATTTGGGTATTAAATTGTTATTAGATGATATAATAAAATTAGGTGGGAAAAATTTTACTGCTAAAGTATTTGGTGGTGCTGCTATGTTTAAAGGATCATCTATGGATGTTGGAAAAAAAAATATTTCTTCAGTAAAAGAGCAGTTAAAAAAGTATGGAATTAAAATTATTGCAGAAGATACTGGTGGAAATAGAGCTAGAAGTATTGAATTCAACTTAGATAATGGAGAAGTTATGGTTAAAAAGGTTGGTGGTGGTGAAAAAGTTGAAATTTTCAAATATTGA
- a CDS encoding chemotaxis protein CheC, with amino-acid sequence MNDNNEFFMSAFKEITNIGMGNAVSSLSMMLNKKVDISVPNLEVIKLSDIFLNMEDPDEIYACSYVKMEGDLSSSLIFLIEKDSVKRLIKETVGFEIENITELDEMSSSMIGELGNIMFGSYTSAISQFLNINLQINPPQVAVDTFASLIAESIVMSITFEDEVILTETEIQVEDWENAIKGKIVFLMNEDNRSKLFEFVKKVFYGG; translated from the coding sequence ATGAATGATAATAACGAATTTTTTATGTCGGCTTTTAAAGAAATTACTAATATTGGAATGGGTAATGCAGTAAGTTCGTTATCAATGATGCTCAATAAAAAAGTAGATATTTCTGTGCCTAATTTAGAAGTTATAAAATTATCAGATATATTTTTAAATATGGAAGATCCTGATGAAATATACGCCTGTTCTTATGTAAAAATGGAAGGTGATTTATCTTCTTCTTTAATTTTTTTAATAGAAAAGGATTCTGTAAAAAGATTAATCAAAGAAACTGTTGGTTTTGAAATTGAAAATATAACTGAATTGGATGAAATGTCATCTTCTATGATTGGTGAATTAGGAAATATAATGTTTGGTTCTTATACTAGTGCGATATCTCAATTTTTAAACATTAATTTGCAAATAAACCCTCCTCAAGTCGCTGTTGATACATTTGCATCATTAATAGCTGAATCTATAGTAATGAGCATTACTTTTGAAGATGAGGTAATATTAACTGAAACGGAAATACAAGTTGAAGATTGGGAAAATGCTATAAAAGGTAAAATTGTATTTCTAATGAACGAGGATAATAGAAGTAAATTATTCGAATTTGTCAAAAAGGTATTTTATGGAGGTTAA
- a CDS encoding P-loop NTPase, with amino-acid sequence MIKDQAEILRKNFSKNKTKIILVTGGKGGVGKSIVSVNTAVNLAKLNKKILIFDTDAGFANASILLGVSPSVSIKDYFDKKLSLEECVINTPYGIKLLSTGVDIKDWIAFQKNFTRKAIEEFFNIAKENDYVIIDVSAGYNENLKPFYIAADTILIVTTPEPTAIVNAYTVVKALSILEVEGDVDLVINMIRKKTEAETAEKVLRKTIKEYLYKDIRNVFYINFDHLVHESVKSQTPISSFKPSSIVSNDLMKIAEKIENFEFTKNKENDNLLKKLLVLFGFYNK; translated from the coding sequence ATGATAAAAGATCAAGCTGAAATTTTAAGAAAAAACTTTTCAAAAAATAAAACAAAAATAATATTAGTGACTGGGGGAAAAGGCGGTGTTGGAAAATCTATAGTATCTGTTAATACCGCTGTTAATTTAGCAAAATTAAATAAAAAAATATTAATTTTCGATACAGATGCTGGATTTGCTAATGCTTCCATATTACTTGGCGTATCCCCATCTGTAAGCATTAAAGATTATTTTGATAAAAAATTATCTTTAGAAGAATGTGTAATAAATACTCCTTATGGAATAAAATTATTAAGTACTGGTGTTGATATAAAAGATTGGATAGCATTTCAAAAAAATTTTACAAGAAAGGCTATTGAAGAATTTTTTAATATAGCGAAAGAGAATGATTATGTTATTATTGATGTAAGTGCTGGTTATAATGAAAATTTAAAACCATTTTATATAGCTGCTGATACAATATTAATTGTTACAACACCTGAACCAACAGCAATTGTAAATGCTTATACTGTCGTTAAAGCTTTATCAATATTAGAAGTTGAAGGAGATGTTGATTTAGTAATAAATATGATTAGAAAAAAAACTGAAGCTGAAACTGCTGAAAAGGTTTTACGAAAAACAATAAAAGAATATTTGTATAAAGATATAAGAAATGTATTTTATATAAATTTTGATCATTTAGTTCATGAAAGCGTAAAGTCTCAAACTCCAATTTCAAGTTTTAAACCTTCTTCTATAGTTTCTAACGATTTAATGAAAATTGCCGAGAAAATTGAAAACTTTGAATTTACAAAAAATAAAGAAAATGATAATCTATTAAAAAAACTTTTAGTATTATTTGGTTTTTATAATAAATAA
- the flhF gene encoding flagellar biosynthesis protein FlhF, translating into MKIKKYIVSTIPEAMEKIRNELGDNAYILDTKRINKGGFLGIGGKKYIEVTAVLDEDPEEVIKNIKRPSGFSNNSQGKINEIQQIVENNKKLDERIQRMKKSDAYEQYAPGKDKLELSAKNDILKLIEEQREISKLIDKDAEKFYDKNEFNELKYRKVTYNNNNNNSNKNNNTNEDLKEIKDLIEKLSKRVILHGSNPLISELIEVFKKQDLSDNLIENILNNLPHNINKENWKFDDTFKNILFDIFRNNIKVDVPKLHGTVMLIGPTGVGKTTTLAKLAALNKSKKIAIATIDLYRIAATEQLKTYAEIMDIPASICYTPTELKTTVESLKNFDILLVDTAGRSHKDDIHIGELKIYIDASKPDFIFLTIPANMRLKDMIDVYNKFSICKPTHLIITKLDETSSYGQIPSIINISNLPLSYITTGQAVPNDIEIPNSQKLFNLFYEELKL; encoded by the coding sequence GTGAAGATAAAAAAATATATTGTATCTACAATACCTGAAGCAATGGAAAAAATAAGAAATGAATTGGGAGATAATGCATATATTCTTGATACAAAAAGAATTAATAAAGGTGGATTTTTAGGCATTGGTGGAAAAAAATACATTGAAGTAACAGCAGTTCTTGATGAAGATCCTGAAGAGGTCATAAAAAATATTAAAAGACCATCAGGATTCTCAAATAATTCACAAGGAAAAATTAATGAAATTCAACAAATTGTAGAAAACAATAAAAAGTTGGATGAAAGAATTCAAAGGATGAAAAAATCCGATGCTTATGAACAATATGCTCCAGGAAAAGATAAATTAGAGTTATCAGCTAAAAATGATATTTTAAAATTAATAGAAGAACAACGCGAAATATCTAAATTGATTGATAAAGATGCTGAAAAATTTTATGATAAAAATGAATTTAATGAATTGAAATATAGAAAAGTTACATATAATAATAATAATAATAATTCTAACAAAAATAATAACACTAACGAAGATTTAAAAGAAATAAAAGATTTAATTGAAAAATTGTCAAAAAGAGTTATTTTACATGGATCAAATCCTTTAATTTCAGAATTAATTGAAGTTTTTAAAAAACAAGATTTATCAGATAACTTAATAGAAAATATATTAAATAATTTACCTCACAATATAAATAAAGAGAATTGGAAATTTGATGATACATTTAAAAATATTTTATTTGATATTTTTAGAAATAATATTAAAGTTGATGTTCCAAAATTACACGGAACAGTAATGCTTATTGGCCCTACTGGAGTGGGGAAAACCACTACTTTAGCTAAATTAGCTGCTTTAAATAAATCAAAGAAAATTGCTATTGCTACAATTGATTTATATAGAATAGCTGCTACAGAACAATTAAAAACATATGCTGAAATTATGGATATACCTGCTTCTATTTGTTATACACCTACTGAATTAAAAACAACTGTGGAATCTTTAAAAAACTTTGATATTTTATTAGTTGATACAGCTGGAAGAAGTCATAAGGATGATATTCATATTGGTGAATTAAAAATATATATTGATGCAAGTAAACCAGATTTTATTTTTCTAACAATTCCTGCTAATATGAGATTAAAAGATATGATAGATGTATATAATAAATTTTCAATATGCAAACCTACTCATTTAATAATAACAAAATTGGATGAAACTTCATCCTATGGACAAATTCCGTCTATTATTAACATTTCTAATTTACCATTAAGTTATATTACAACTGGACAAGCTGTACCAAATGACATAGAAATTCCAAACTCACAAAAATTATTTAACCTCTTTTATGAGGAGTTGAAATTATGA